The Edaphobacter flagellatus sequence TCGGTGAGGATGCCGCGGATCTTGTCCTGCGATGCTTTGCGGATATCCATCATCTTGGATCGCTTGTCGTCCTGCGACAACGAGGTATCGTTGCGAACCGCCATCATCTGCTTGCCGGTGTCTTCGTCGATTGCTTTGACCTGCGTCTGCTGATCGGCGGTGAGATTCAATCGCTTGGTCAGCATTTCAAGCTGCCCTCTGCCGCCTCCTCGTGGGCCCATCTGGCCTGGGGGAGGACCGGCAGGAGCAGCATCCTGCGCAACCATCGGAACGGCGCAGAGTGCACCACAACAGAGTGCCATCAAGGCCATTCGCCTGGCGTGCGTACGTAACGTCATCATCATGTTTTACCTCGCATTCGGGCCTGTGGAGTTTGGCCACGAGATTCTGCACGTACAGACGAGAATGTTTTCGGAGATGTCTATAGACATCGGAAAAATATTTCAGGCGCCCCGCTCGGTTTGAAAACTGTAGGGGTCGCCCTGGGCGGCGGCGTAGGACTCAACCACCTTGAGGAAGGCCAGGGCTGCATGCGAGAGGTTGGCCTGCCGACGATAGACGAGGCGTAACTTACGCTCCGTCTGCAGCTCCGGTACCTCGACACGTACGAGTGAGCCGCTCCTGAGCTCGGGTTCGACGGTGAGCCGGGGGACGAGGGCGACGCCGTTGCCCATCTCGACGAATCGCTTGATGGCCTCAAGGGAAGGAAGCTCAACCCCCATATTCAAAGGAGTTTTATGGCGGTTGAAGGTCTGGATGACTTTCTGCCGCTGCGGTGAGGGAATGTTGTGGGCGATGAAGTTCTGCGAGCCAAGCTGGCGGATGGAGACCTTCTCGGCCGTCGCCAGGGGGTGGCGCGGATTGACGACAAAGGCGAGCTCGTCGCGGTAGACGACGACGGATTTCAACTGGCTGTCGTCGGGACGGAAGGAGAGGACACCAAACTCGACCGAGTGCATCAGCACCTCGTCGGAGATGCGGCTGGCGAGGGTTCGCTGGACGGCCAGCTTAATCAAAGGGTTGCGGCGGCGGAACTCATCGAGCAGAGGCAGCAGGTAGAGGCAGGTGTACTCGTTTGCCGCAAGGTTCAGGCGACCCCGATGCAGGGATCTAAGGTCGCTGAGAGCGGAGGCGGCTTCTCCACGCAGATTCAGCAACTTAGCAGCGTATTCGCGCAGGACTTCGCCTGCGTCGGTGAGGGTGCCGTCGCGTGAGGAGCGGTCGAAGAGCACCTCGCCGAGTTCGCTTTCGAGCTTGGCGATTGCCTGACTGACGGCAGGCTGAGTACGATGGAGCCGTGAGGCGGCCCGTGAGAAACTCCGCTCCTCTGCTACGGCCAGAAATGTCTCCATCTGGACCAGATCCACTTGTGCACCTCGCTTTGGGCCGCCGGTTAGACAGCGCGAATAGAACGATTAGAAGTTTTGATATACGCGCAAACCATCATAAGCCTGCGTTATGATAACTCCTGAGATCGAGAGTGACTACCGTTATGCGTGATCCCAACCAGATTGTCTTCTTCGACACGACCCTGCGCGATGGTGAGCAGTCGCCTGGCTGTACCATGCACCTGGACGAAAAACTGCGCATGGCACACCAGCTTCGCGACCTGGGTGTGGATATTCTCGAGGCCGGTTTTGCCATTGCCTCCGAGGGCGACTTCCATGCCGTGCAGACGATCGCACGCGAGGTGAAGGGAACGCGTATCGCTTCGCTGGCCCGCTGTAAGCGCGAGGACATTGACGCTGCCGGACGCGCGATTCAGCCCGCCGCCTCAAACCGCATCCATGTGTTTCTTGCGTCCTCGGACCTGCATCTGGAGTACAAGCTGCGCATCACGCGTGAGCAGGCGCTGGACCAGGCGGCAGAGTCGGTTCAGCAGGCTCTGACTTATACCGACGATGTCGAGTTTTCGACCGAAGACGGCACACGCACCGATCCTGACTTTCTGGTGAAGATGATTACTGTCGCCGTGCAGGCGGGTGCAAAGACGATCAATATTCCTGATACGGTTGGCTACACGACTCCGGCAGAGTACGAAGCGCTGTTTCGTATGGTGCGTGAGCGCGTTCCGGGTTCGGAGAATGTCACCTACTCGACGCACTGCCACGACGATCTTGGCATGGCGGTCGCAAATACGCTGGCCGGTATTCAAGGTGGAGCGCGCCAGGTGGAGTGCACGATCAACGGCATTGGCGAGCGAGCAGGCAATGCGGCTCTCGAAGAGATTGCTGCAGCACTGATGGTTCGCCGTGACAAGTTTCCTTATAAAAACAATATTGTGATGGAGAAGCTCTTCCCCACCAGCCAGATGCTGGCCGAGTGCATCAGCTTTGGCGCGGCCCCGAACAAGGCCGTGGTGGGCGCGAATGCTTTCGCGCATGAGTCGGGTATTCATCAGCATGGAATGCTGGCCAATCCGCTGACGTACGAGATCATGACGCCAGCCTCTGTCGGTGCGGGCCATACAAATCTGGTGCTCGGCAAGCACTCTGGCCGTCGTGCGCTGGCTGATCGCCTTGAAAAACTTGGACACACGCTGACGCGCGAGCAGCTGGATGAGGTGTATCACCGCTTCACAGAACTGGCTGACCGCAAAAAGTCCATCTACGACCAGGACATTCTTGGGCTGCTGAAGCCGGAGAAAAATCCTGTGGTCGTCGCATAACGCAGAGACGGCTCGCAAGAGTCACACAGGCAGCAGGGCTTTGAAGCCCTCCCAACCCTCATTGAAGGAAGAAACGGAATGCGCCTCAAGATTGCAGTTCTCGCCGGCGACGGCATCGGCCCCGAAGTCACTCGTGAAGCTACCAATATTCTGCGCGCGGTTGCGGAGCTTGGCGGACACGACTTTACCTTCGTCGATGGCCTGATTGGCGGCGTTGCGATTACGGCGACGGGCTCTCCTCTTCCGACGGCGACGCTCGATGCGGCGCTGGACTCCGATGCGGTGCTGCTGGGCGCGGTGGGCGACAACAAGTTCAATGCGCTGACTCCGGACAAGCGCCCCGAGGCTGGGCTATTGCAGATTCGTCAGGCGCTGGGCGGCTTTGCCAACCTGCGTCCTTCCGTTGCTTATGCAGCGCTGGCGGCGAGCTCGCCGCTGCGGCCTGAGGTTACGAAGGACGCCGACATTCTGTTTGTGCGTGAGCTGCTGGGTGGTCTGTACTTCGGCGCTCCCCGCTGGTGGAACAAGGAGACGAACGAA is a genomic window containing:
- a CDS encoding 2-isopropylmalate synthase yields the protein MRDPNQIVFFDTTLRDGEQSPGCTMHLDEKLRMAHQLRDLGVDILEAGFAIASEGDFHAVQTIAREVKGTRIASLARCKREDIDAAGRAIQPAASNRIHVFLASSDLHLEYKLRITREQALDQAAESVQQALTYTDDVEFSTEDGTRTDPDFLVKMITVAVQAGAKTINIPDTVGYTTPAEYEALFRMVRERVPGSENVTYSTHCHDDLGMAVANTLAGIQGGARQVECTINGIGERAGNAALEEIAAALMVRRDKFPYKNNIVMEKLFPTSQMLAECISFGAAPNKAVVGANAFAHESGIHQHGMLANPLTYEIMTPASVGAGHTNLVLGKHSGRRALADRLEKLGHTLTREQLDEVYHRFTELADRKKSIYDQDILGLLKPEKNPVVVA
- a CDS encoding LysR family transcriptional regulator, with the translated sequence MDLVQMETFLAVAEERSFSRAASRLHRTQPAVSQAIAKLESELGEVLFDRSSRDGTLTDAGEVLREYAAKLLNLRGEAASALSDLRSLHRGRLNLAANEYTCLYLLPLLDEFRRRNPLIKLAVQRTLASRISDEVLMHSVEFGVLSFRPDDSQLKSVVVYRDELAFVVNPRHPLATAEKVSIRQLGSQNFIAHNIPSPQRQKVIQTFNRHKTPLNMGVELPSLEAIKRFVEMGNGVALVPRLTVEPELRSGSLVRVEVPELQTERKLRLVYRRQANLSHAALAFLKVVESYAAAQGDPYSFQTERGA